The proteins below come from a single Pedobacter aquae genomic window:
- the ccoN gene encoding cytochrome-c oxidase, cbb3-type subunit I gives MQPDKFYYDNKIVRDFTIATLVWGIIGMLVGLLVAVQLYAPAANLDSQYTTFGRVRPLHTNAVIFAFVGNAIFMGVYYSLQRLLKARMFSDVLSRIHFWGWQLIIVSAVITLPLGLTSSHEYAELEWPIDIAITLIWVVFGINMFGTIIKRRERHLYVAIWFYIATFVTVAVLHIVNSFQLPISAFKSYYLFAGVQDALVQWWYGHNAVAFFLTTPYLGMMYYFLPKMANRPVYSYRLSILHFWALIFIYIWAGPHHLLYTSLPGWAQSLGVVFSIMLIAPSWGGMINGLLTLRGAWDKVRDDVTLKFMVVALTAYGMATFEGPLLSLKEVNAVAHFTDWIVAHVHVGALGWNGFLTFGVIYWMIPRMYKTSLYSQKLASFHFWIGTLGILFYAIPMYWAGFTQGLMWKEFTPEGLLKYPNFLETTLRIIPMHIMRSIGGTMYLAGVIVMAYNIYKTMTLGKLVENEAAEALPLPKMDEAEAKKEFWHRKLERKPMALLVFSLIVILIGGVVEMIPTFFISSNVPTISSVKPYTALEVQGRDLYIREGCVNCHSQTIRPFRSETERYGEYSKAGEFVYDHPFLWGSKRTGPDLHRQGGKYSDAWHYNHMLDPRTMSPGSIMPAYDWLISQELDTTTTASKIKALRTLGVPYPDGYELIANQDLDKQAKGISQNLAKDKIKVGSNKEIVAIIAYLQRLGTDIKAKN, from the coding sequence ATGCAGCCAGATAAATTTTATTACGACAACAAAATTGTAAGAGACTTTACCATTGCCACCTTAGTTTGGGGTATTATTGGTATGTTGGTAGGTTTATTGGTAGCCGTACAATTGTATGCACCAGCAGCCAACCTAGACTCGCAGTACACCACTTTTGGGCGTGTACGTCCTTTACACACCAACGCGGTAATTTTCGCCTTCGTTGGTAATGCCATTTTCATGGGCGTTTATTACTCTTTACAAAGGTTATTAAAAGCCAGAATGTTTAGCGATGTCTTAAGCCGTATCCATTTCTGGGGATGGCAATTAATCATCGTCTCGGCTGTTATAACCTTACCTTTAGGACTGACCAGTTCTCACGAATATGCAGAGTTAGAATGGCCTATTGATATTGCTATTACCTTAATTTGGGTAGTATTTGGTATCAACATGTTTGGTACCATCATTAAAAGAAGAGAAAGACACTTATACGTAGCAATCTGGTTTTACATAGCCACTTTTGTAACGGTTGCTGTTTTACACATAGTCAACTCTTTTCAACTACCTATTTCTGCCTTTAAAAGCTATTACCTATTTGCTGGTGTGCAAGATGCCTTGGTACAATGGTGGTACGGACATAATGCAGTTGCGTTTTTCTTAACCACACCTTATTTAGGGATGATGTATTACTTCTTACCTAAAATGGCTAACAGACCGGTTTATTCTTACCGTTTAAGTATTTTACACTTTTGGGCTTTAATATTTATTTATATCTGGGCGGGCCCACACCATTTGTTATATACTTCTTTACCAGGATGGGCGCAATCTTTAGGCGTAGTTTTCTCTATCATGCTTATTGCACCAAGCTGGGGCGGTATGATAAACGGTTTACTTACCCTACGTGGTGCTTGGGATAAAGTTAGAGATGATGTAACCCTTAAATTTATGGTAGTTGCCCTTACCGCTTATGGTATGGCAACATTTGAAGGTCCATTGCTGTCTTTAAAAGAAGTAAATGCGGTAGCGCACTTTACAGACTGGATAGTAGCACACGTTCACGTGGGGGCTTTAGGCTGGAACGGATTTTTAACATTTGGTGTAATCTATTGGATGATACCTAGAATGTATAAAACTAGTTTATACTCACAAAAATTAGCTTCTTTCCACTTCTGGATTGGCACTTTAGGTATCTTATTTTATGCTATACCGATGTACTGGGCTGGTTTCACCCAAGGTTTAATGTGGAAAGAGTTTACACCAGAAGGTTTGTTAAAATATCCAAACTTCTTAGAAACTACTTTAAGAATTATCCCCATGCACATTATGCGCTCTATTGGTGGTACCATGTACCTTGCCGGAGTTATTGTAATGGCATATAACATCTACAAAACCATGACTTTAGGTAAGTTGGTAGAAAACGAAGCTGCGGAGGCTTTACCATTACCTAAAATGGATGAAGCGGAGGCTAAAAAAGAATTCTGGCACCGCAAGTTAGAGCGTAAGCCAATGGCTTTATTGGTATTCAGCTTAATTGTGATCTTAATTGGTGGTGTTGTAGAGATGATTCCTACTTTCTTTATTTCTTCTAACGTACCAACAATCAGCTCTGTAAAGCCATATACAGCTTTAGAGGTTCAAGGTAGAGATTTATACATCAGAGAAGGTTGCGTAAACTGTCACTCACAAACTATTAGACCATTTAGATCTGAAACAGAACGTTATGGCGAGTACAGCAAAGCTGGTGAGTTTGTTTACGACCATCCATTCTTATGGGGTTCTAAACGTACCGGGCCAGATTTACACAGACAAGGTGGTAAATATAGTGATGCTTGGCACTACAACCACATGCTAGACCCTAGAACCATGTCGCCAGGAAGTATTATGCCAGCTTATGATTGGTTAATCAGCCAAGAGTTAGATACCACTACAACGGCATCTAAAATTAAAGCACTACGTACACTAGGTGTTCCTTATCCTGATGGATACGAGCTTATCGCTAACCAAGATTTAGATAAACAGGCTAAAGGTATTAGCCAGAACTTGGCTAAAGACAAAATTAAGGTAGGTAGCAATAAAGAAATCGTAGCCATTATTGCTTATTTACAAAGATTAGGAACAGATATTAAAGCTAAAAATTAA
- a CDS encoding heavy metal translocating P-type ATPase yields MAILTGTTCYHCGNDCYTEEHQKDEKSFCCTGCFNVYTILSKSKLGNYYQLNQHPGETQVSGNKQFAYLDEPEIIQQLIDYTDEQKTIISLYVPAIHCSSCIWLLEHLYTLHPGILENRVDFLKKQVYIQFNPQQISLRALVELMSSIGYEPLISLQDVVKKSSGQKDNLSKKIAVAGFCFGNVMLLSFPAYFGLSETEAKFGEFFSLLNILFCIPAFFYSGKDYFVNAWQNLKVGVLNIDFPLALGIFVLFVRTIVEYVFHTGHGFADTLTGLVFFLLIGRFMQQKTYYHLSFERDYRSFFPVAVQVLNEDGSEKSVALEKLAQGDRILIKNQEIIPADAILLKGDALIDFSFVTGESLPVSKTLGEIIYAGGRQTGSALELEVIKPVSQSYLTKLWNNEVFQKQESTKIKTFSTKVSHYFSIALLALAFGTLLFWLPQDWRTGLSAFTAILIIACPCALALSTPFTMSAALSILDKNKFYLKNTDVVEQLAAIDTIVFDKTGTVSIAENQGVIFKGQLNHLTKDIIYAACKNSSHPHSRRICSFLGHRNTVAISHYQELTGKGISAIYDGKEVLIGSRQLIIDQKDAKQEFPEVHIKIGEQYIGFFELKQRFRKDLDQLLSNINKNYHTYLLSGDSNQDAEVLQSYFKSPFHLQFKQSPQDKLNFIEEKQEQQAKVMMIGDGLNDSGALKQSDAGIAVTDHINNFTPGSDAILDGSALHLLPQFLKFSKSAVKVIHISFGISLTYNIIGLSVAVTGQLSPLFAAILMPLSTVTIISFTSLATHYMAKKHQLS; encoded by the coding sequence ATGGCTATACTAACCGGAACTACATGCTACCACTGTGGTAATGATTGTTATACAGAAGAACATCAAAAAGATGAGAAATCTTTTTGTTGCACTGGCTGCTTTAATGTTTACACTATCCTATCTAAAAGTAAACTAGGTAATTATTATCAGTTAAACCAACATCCCGGTGAAACTCAAGTATCAGGAAATAAACAATTTGCTTATTTAGACGAACCAGAAATTATCCAACAGCTTATTGATTATACCGATGAGCAAAAAACCATTATCTCTCTTTACGTTCCTGCTATACATTGCAGTTCTTGTATTTGGTTATTAGAGCATTTGTATACCCTGCATCCCGGTATTTTAGAAAACCGTGTTGATTTTCTTAAAAAACAGGTTTATATCCAATTTAATCCTCAACAAATTAGCCTAAGAGCTTTGGTTGAGCTGATGAGTAGCATAGGCTACGAGCCTTTGATAAGCTTACAAGATGTGGTAAAGAAAAGTAGCGGACAAAAAGACAACCTCTCTAAAAAGATTGCTGTTGCGGGTTTTTGTTTTGGTAATGTGATGTTACTGAGCTTTCCGGCATACTTTGGTCTATCAGAAACGGAGGCTAAGTTTGGGGAGTTCTTTAGTTTACTGAATATCTTATTCTGTATTCCTGCTTTCTTTTACTCAGGTAAAGATTATTTTGTTAATGCCTGGCAAAACCTAAAAGTTGGTGTTTTAAATATTGATTTCCCACTAGCACTAGGCATTTTTGTGCTCTTTGTTAGAACCATTGTAGAATACGTTTTCCATACCGGGCATGGCTTTGCTGATACCCTAACAGGTTTGGTATTTTTCTTATTGATAGGTAGGTTTATGCAGCAAAAAACCTATTATCATTTATCTTTTGAAAGAGATTACCGTTCTTTTTTCCCGGTTGCGGTACAAGTTTTAAATGAGGATGGAAGCGAAAAATCTGTAGCTCTTGAAAAATTAGCTCAAGGCGATAGAATCCTCATCAAAAACCAAGAAATTATACCTGCTGACGCTATTTTACTCAAAGGCGATGCCTTAATTGATTTTAGCTTTGTTACCGGAGAATCTTTACCTGTAAGCAAAACTTTGGGCGAAATTATTTATGCTGGTGGTAGGCAAACAGGTAGCGCTTTAGAATTAGAAGTGATCAAACCAGTTTCGCAGAGTTATTTAACCAAATTATGGAATAACGAGGTTTTCCAAAAGCAAGAATCAACAAAAATTAAAACCTTTTCTACCAAAGTGAGCCATTATTTTAGCATTGCTTTGCTGGCTTTGGCTTTTGGTACTTTATTGTTTTGGCTACCACAAGACTGGCGTACAGGATTATCTGCCTTTACCGCGATATTGATTATTGCTTGCCCATGTGCATTGGCGCTAAGCACACCTTTTACCATGTCGGCAGCTTTAAGCATCTTAGATAAAAACAAATTCTACCTTAAAAATACCGATGTGGTTGAGCAACTTGCCGCCATAGATACCATCGTGTTTGATAAAACAGGTACGGTAAGTATAGCAGAAAATCAAGGTGTTATCTTTAAAGGGCAGTTAAATCATCTAACAAAAGATATTATTTATGCTGCTTGTAAAAACTCCTCTCACCCACATAGCAGAAGAATTTGCTCTTTTTTAGGGCACAGAAATACGGTGGCTATCTCCCATTATCAAGAACTCACTGGAAAAGGAATTTCTGCCATATATGATGGTAAAGAAGTTTTAATAGGTAGCAGACAACTTATTATAGATCAGAAAGATGCTAAACAAGAATTCCCTGAGGTACACATCAAAATTGGCGAGCAGTATATAGGCTTTTTCGAACTTAAACAAAGGTTTAGGAAAGATTTAGATCAGCTGTTAAGCAACATCAATAAAAATTATCATACTTATTTATTATCTGGCGATTCTAACCAGGATGCTGAGGTATTACAATCTTATTTTAAGAGTCCGTTTCATTTGCAGTTCAAGCAATCTCCGCAAGATAAACTCAATTTCATTGAAGAAAAGCAAGAGCAACAAGCCAAAGTGATGATGATTGGCGATGGCTTAAACGATTCTGGTGCATTGAAACAAAGTGATGCTGGTATTGCGGTAACAGACCATATCAATAATTTCACCCCTGGTAGTGATGCTATTTTAGATGGCTCGGCTTTACACCTGCTACCACAATTCTTGAAATTTTCAAAATCGGCAGTAAAAGTTATTCATATTTCTTTTGGGATATCTCTTACCTATAACATTATAGGGTTAAGCGTAGCTGTTACCGGGCAATTATCGCCACTTTTTGCAGCTATTTTAATGCCTTTAAGCACTGTTACTATTATATCTTTCACCAGCCTGGCAACACATTACATGGCTAAAAAACATCAATTATCATGA
- a CDS encoding N-acetylglucosamine kinase encodes MILIADSGSTKTSWCYLQPGKEHIYFNTEGFNPYYVDSKYIADAITNHLPADINVTQVAAIYFYGAGCSTDKIPVVAQALQSVFKHAENISVQSDLLAAARSVLGNQAGFVAILGTGTNSCLFDGEKMVYQVDSLGFVLGDEGSGAYLGKQLLIAYCRALLPKDLQELFWDTFKITPDEVINQIYTKPLPNRFSASFSRFVGEHIAHPYIIDLVKNAFRALFTNIICHYPDYQKYSFNCVGSVAHNYLPFLIEVAAEFNMSVGNVIRNPIDGLIKYHETFMNKDQVV; translated from the coding sequence ATGATTTTAATTGCAGATAGTGGTTCAACAAAAACCAGTTGGTGTTATTTACAACCCGGTAAAGAGCATATTTATTTCAACACAGAAGGCTTTAATCCTTATTATGTTGATAGTAAATACATTGCTGATGCAATTACCAACCATTTACCAGCTGATATAAATGTAACACAAGTTGCTGCCATTTATTTTTACGGTGCCGGTTGCAGTACCGATAAAATACCTGTTGTAGCGCAAGCCTTACAAAGTGTATTTAAACATGCCGAAAATATAAGCGTACAGTCTGATTTATTAGCCGCCGCTCGTTCTGTTTTAGGTAACCAAGCAGGTTTTGTAGCTATTTTAGGTACCGGAACCAATAGTTGTTTGTTTGATGGCGAAAAAATGGTTTACCAAGTAGATTCTTTAGGTTTTGTTTTGGGTGATGAAGGGAGCGGAGCATACCTAGGTAAACAATTGTTAATAGCTTATTGCAGAGCATTGTTACCTAAAGATTTACAAGAACTTTTTTGGGATACCTTTAAAATCACGCCTGATGAAGTGATCAATCAAATTTATACCAAACCTTTACCAAATAGGTTTAGTGCAAGCTTTAGTAGGTTTGTGGGCGAGCATATAGCGCACCCATACATTATAGATTTAGTAAAAAATGCCTTTAGAGCTTTGTTTACCAATATCATTTGCCATTACCCCGATTACCAAAAATATAGCTTTAACTGTGTGGGCTCTGTAGCGCACAACTACTTACCTTTTTTAATAGAGGTGGCGGCAGAGTTTAACATGTCTGTAGGAAATGTTATTAGAAACCCGATAGATGGGTTAATCAAATATCACGAAACTTTTATGAATAAAGATCAGGTTGTTTAG
- a CDS encoding sulfite exporter TauE/SafE family protein, producing MNHLQLAFMIGLLGSWHCVGMCGPLAFAIPGNTNKTTLILEKLSYNLGRAISYAFLGLLIGLLGKQLWIAGFQQSLSIISGALIVMAAMIQLIPRLNSKIGLGKLSSFNPIQSLIIKAIKFRSGHFIIGMLNGFLPCGFVYLALATALNTSSATQSALFMFFFGLGTLPLMLIATLGFNFAKPSLRKAINNVLPWFMLLMGLWLILRGANLNIPFLSPVLSEGAICH from the coding sequence ATGAACCACTTACAACTAGCCTTTATGATAGGTTTATTGGGTAGTTGGCATTGTGTTGGTATGTGTGGGCCATTGGCTTTTGCTATACCCGGCAACACCAATAAAACTACTTTAATACTAGAAAAACTAAGTTATAATTTAGGAAGAGCTATTTCTTATGCTTTCTTGGGTTTATTAATAGGTTTATTAGGTAAACAATTATGGATTGCTGGCTTCCAACAAAGTTTAAGCATCATAAGTGGCGCTTTAATTGTGATGGCGGCTATGATACAGCTTATCCCTCGGTTAAACAGTAAAATAGGTTTAGGTAAATTATCGAGCTTTAATCCTATACAATCACTTATCATAAAAGCTATAAAATTTAGAAGCGGGCATTTTATAATTGGGATGCTAAATGGCTTTTTACCTTGCGGATTTGTTTACTTAGCCTTGGCTACCGCCTTAAATACCAGTAGTGCTACACAGTCTGCTTTGTTTATGTTTTTCTTTGGTTTAGGCACCCTCCCATTAATGCTTATTGCTACTTTAGGTTTTAATTTTGCAAAACCTAGTTTGCGGAAAGCTATCAACAACGTACTTCCTTGGTTTATGCTTTTAATGGGCTTATGGTTAATTTTAAGAGGTGCTAATTTAAATATTCCGTTTTTAAGTCCGGTTTTAAGCGAAGGCGCTATCTGTCATTAA
- a CDS encoding cbb3-type cytochrome c oxidase N-terminal domain-containing protein yields MKFIKPIFVFMMLLLTAQSTFAANGELMNNIALVAILAMLVLIGIVCLVLLKTFKVMAALLLKPEEAKAAAATENHPDYEFVLQAEKPTKPTFWQKVLSLKPLSEEKDMMIDHDYDGIQELDNPTPGWFMYLFYATIAFAFVYILNFHVFNLGKLQDEEYAIEVKEAETAKAAFLAQSANNVDENTVALSTDAGVIAEGKALYTKNCVACHGANGEGTVGPNLTDDYWIHGGKINNVFKTIKYGVPEKGMVSWEKQLTPKQISDVANYIKSLAGTNPPNGKEPQGDKES; encoded by the coding sequence ATGAAATTTATAAAACCCATATTTGTTTTCATGATGTTGCTGTTAACAGCACAATCAACCTTTGCCGCTAATGGCGAGTTGATGAATAATATAGCATTGGTTGCCATTTTGGCCATGCTGGTTTTAATTGGTATCGTTTGTTTGGTATTGCTTAAAACTTTTAAAGTAATGGCTGCTTTGTTGTTAAAACCAGAAGAAGCTAAAGCAGCAGCTGCAACTGAGAATCATCCAGATTACGAGTTTGTTTTGCAAGCAGAGAAACCTACTAAACCAACATTCTGGCAAAAAGTACTGTCTTTAAAACCTTTATCAGAGGAAAAAGACATGATGATAGACCATGATTATGATGGAATTCAGGAGTTAGACAACCCTACTCCCGGATGGTTTATGTACCTTTTTTATGCAACTATTGCTTTTGCTTTTGTGTATATCTTAAACTTCCATGTGTTTAATTTAGGTAAGTTACAAGATGAAGAATATGCTATTGAGGTTAAAGAAGCAGAAACTGCAAAAGCGGCATTCTTAGCACAATCTGCCAATAATGTTGATGAGAATACTGTGGCATTAAGTACCGATGCCGGTGTTATTGCAGAAGGAAAAGCCCTTTATACCAAAAACTGTGTGGCATGCCATGGTGCAAATGGCGAAGGTACCGTTGGGCCAAACCTTACGGATGATTATTGGATACACGGTGGCAAAATCAATAATGTATTTAAAACCATTAAATATGGTGTACCAGAAAAAGGTATGGTTTCTTGGGAAAAACAGCTTACACCAAAACAAATTTCTGATGTTGCTAATTACATTAAATCTTTAGCAGGCACCAATCCGCCTAACGGGAAAGAGCCGCAAGGTGATAAAGAATCCTAA
- a CDS encoding ROK family transcriptional regulator — protein MFNTNKKNAKLYFDIIQQLYYGGILSCADLSNLIDKSIPLVTKSLNHLIETGFVVEKGYAASSGGRRPLMYAVKHDRLFIVTVAMDQLLTRIGIIDLANHYVSPVEFVSLKLKDNPNALEKLTEIIDAHIQKSGIDRETIIGVGIGMPGFVNTQEGINYTYLTNKEKSITKHIGKAIGLPVFIDNDSSLIALSELKFGLAKAIKNVMVINLSWGIGLGMIINGQLFRGENGFAGEFSHIPISENGVLCSCGKQGCLEVEASLLAVTEKAIQGLKDGRKSNFKYQEEESRLAVADALIEVANQGDQYAIELISEAAYKIGKGLSILIHITNPKAIVISGRGVKAGNLLLPPIQQALNQHCIPRLSRDTDIYISDIGFDAELIGSAILVMEQYVPKGAKV, from the coding sequence ATGTTTAATACCAATAAGAAAAATGCTAAACTCTATTTCGATATTATACAGCAATTGTATTATGGCGGGATATTATCATGTGCAGACCTCAGCAATTTAATTGATAAAAGTATCCCATTGGTTACCAAATCATTAAATCATCTTATAGAAACTGGCTTTGTGGTAGAGAAAGGTTATGCAGCATCTAGCGGTGGCCGTAGACCATTGATGTATGCTGTTAAGCATGATAGGCTGTTTATTGTTACCGTAGCCATGGATCAGCTTTTAACCAGAATTGGTATTATAGATTTAGCAAATCATTACGTATCTCCGGTTGAGTTTGTAAGCCTTAAACTAAAAGACAACCCCAATGCTTTAGAAAAGCTTACAGAAATTATTGATGCTCACATTCAAAAATCAGGAATCGATAGAGAAACAATTATTGGCGTAGGCATTGGGATGCCGGGTTTTGTAAATACGCAAGAAGGTATCAACTACACGTATTTAACTAACAAAGAAAAAAGTATCACCAAACATATCGGTAAGGCTATTGGCTTGCCGGTGTTTATAGATAACGACTCGAGTTTAATTGCCCTTTCTGAGCTTAAATTTGGTTTGGCAAAAGCTATTAAAAACGTGATGGTGATTAACCTCAGCTGGGGAATTGGTTTAGGGATGATTATCAACGGGCAACTTTTTAGAGGTGAAAACGGGTTTGCCGGAGAGTTTAGTCATATCCCCATTTCAGAAAATGGAGTTTTATGCTCTTGCGGTAAGCAGGGTTGTTTAGAAGTTGAAGCTTCTTTATTGGCTGTTACTGAAAAAGCTATTCAGGGTTTAAAAGACGGCCGAAAATCTAATTTTAAATATCAGGAAGAAGAATCTAGACTGGCTGTAGCCGATGCTTTAATAGAGGTAGCCAATCAAGGCGACCAATACGCTATAGAGCTAATTTCTGAAGCGGCTTATAAAATTGGTAAAGGTTTATCTATTTTAATACATATTACCAACCCTAAAGCTATTGTGATTAGTGGTCGTGGTGTTAAAGCCGGAAATTTACTCTTACCTCCTATTCAGCAAGCTTTAAACCAGCATTGTATTCCGCGTTTATCCAGAGATACTGATATTTACATTTCTGATATTGGTTTTGATGCTGAGTTGATTGGATCTGCTATTTTAGTGATGGAGCAGTATGTACCGAAAGGGGCTAAGGTTTAA
- a CDS encoding FixH family protein: protein MNWGKGLVIGLGLFMSFVIFLVVMMFQAPDDSYDKDYYEKGLAYDKEFDQKKQVITDQATPKVQVSDDFIYISFNDLSAGTAEFKRPSDKALDKTFDLKDKQVQIPRTSLAKGEWKLIIRWQNQDKSYWHEENLFLP from the coding sequence ATGAATTGGGGAAAAGGATTAGTCATTGGATTGGGGCTTTTTATGAGCTTTGTGATATTTCTTGTGGTGATGATGTTTCAAGCGCCAGACGATAGCTACGATAAAGACTATTATGAAAAAGGCTTGGCTTATGATAAAGAATTTGATCAGAAAAAGCAGGTTATAACAGACCAAGCCACGCCAAAAGTACAGGTGAGTGATGATTTTATATACATTAGTTTTAATGATTTAAGTGCTGGTACTGCAGAATTTAAAAGACCTTCTGACAAAGCTTTGGACAAAACCTTTGATTTAAAAGATAAGCAAGTACAAATACCCAGAACAAGTTTAGCTAAAGGCGAGTGGAAACTTATCATCAGATGGCAAAACCAAGATAAAAGCTACTGGCATGAAGAAAACTTATTCTTACCATGA
- the ccoG gene encoding cytochrome c oxidase accessory protein CcoG, translating into MQEITYHSTVEATGKRRWLYPLVRKDRWYQYRSYLSYFLLLFLFAAPHIKIQGHQFLLFNIIDRKFILFSHVFWPQDFFIFVLATLLFLVCIVLFTIAFGRVFCGWVCPQTIFMEMVFRRIEIWIEGEPAARKKLDEGPWTSDKIIKKTIKHSLFLLISFLIANTFLAYIIGSDELIQIMIEPPAQHLVGFIGIWIFTLVFYLVFTKVRELVCIVACPYGRLQGVMLDKNSLVVAYNYLRGEPRGRIKKAEKQENLGDCVDCNLCVAVCPTGIDIRKGTQLECVNCTACIDACDQVMDKIHKPRNLIGFYSEEMIKNQTSPRFTSRMKAYTVIILLLASVLTYFIMSRKDIDITVLRAAGMLYQEQPGGYISNLYHAELINKTTEKLNISIKPLDDRIKIKWIQAVNDVEKESVSKTTFFLLVPSNMIKETKTNISLDVYRGKEKQYTIKTNFLGPVN; encoded by the coding sequence ATGCAAGAAATAACTTATCATAGCACTGTAGAAGCAACCGGGAAGAGAAGATGGCTTTATCCATTAGTGAGGAAAGACAGGTGGTATCAATACAGAAGCTATCTAAGCTATTTTCTTCTTTTATTTTTATTTGCTGCGCCACATATCAAAATACAAGGGCATCAATTTTTGCTTTTCAACATCATCGATAGAAAATTTATTCTCTTCTCTCATGTTTTTTGGCCGCAAGACTTTTTCATTTTTGTATTAGCTACACTCCTATTTTTGGTGTGTATTGTACTTTTTACCATTGCTTTTGGCAGGGTGTTTTGTGGTTGGGTTTGTCCTCAAACCATTTTTATGGAAATGGTTTTCAGAAGAATTGAAATTTGGATAGAAGGCGAACCTGCTGCTAGAAAAAAGCTAGATGAAGGGCCATGGACTAGCGATAAAATCATCAAAAAAACAATTAAACACAGCTTATTTCTATTAATCTCTTTCCTTATAGCCAATACTTTTTTAGCTTACATTATTGGTAGCGATGAGTTGATTCAAATCATGATTGAGCCTCCTGCTCAACACCTGGTAGGTTTTATTGGTATTTGGATATTTACTTTGGTGTTTTACCTCGTATTTACCAAAGTTAGAGAGCTGGTTTGTATTGTAGCTTGTCCTTATGGCCGTTTGCAAGGTGTAATGCTAGATAAAAACTCTTTGGTTGTTGCTTATAATTATTTAAGAGGAGAACCAAGAGGAAGAATTAAAAAAGCAGAGAAACAAGAAAATCTTGGCGACTGTGTGGATTGTAATTTATGCGTAGCTGTTTGCCCTACCGGGATAGATATCAGAAAAGGAACGCAGTTAGAATGTGTAAACTGCACCGCTTGTATTGATGCCTGCGACCAAGTGATGGATAAAATACATAAGCCTAGAAACTTGATAGGTTTTTATTCTGAAGAAATGATTAAAAATCAGACAAGCCCTAGGTTTACTTCAAGAATGAAAGCCTATACTGTGATTATTTTATTATTAGCTTCTGTACTTACCTATTTCATCATGAGTAGAAAAGATATTGATATTACCGTTTTAAGAGCGGCAGGTATGCTGTATCAAGAGCAGCCTGGCGGTTATATAAGTAATCTGTATCATGCCGAGCTCATCAATAAAACAACAGAAAAACTTAACATTTCTATTAAACCGCTTGATGACAGAATTAAAATAAAATGGATACAAGCGGTAAACGATGTAGAAAAAGAAAGCGTTAGTAAGACAACATTCTTTTTATTAGTACCTTCAAATATGATAAAGGAGACTAAAACCAATATCAGTTTGGATGTGTACAGAGGTAAAGAGAAACAATACACTATTAAAACAAATTTTTTAGGACCGGTAAATTAA
- the ccoS gene encoding cbb3-type cytochrome oxidase assembly protein CcoS has protein sequence MSTIFFLIGCSVLVAIVFLLAFLWAQNNGQNTDLYTPSIRILMDDADDKQTTEEQFPASK, from the coding sequence ATGAGTACCATTTTCTTTTTAATAGGCTGCAGCGTTTTAGTAGCTATTGTTTTCTTACTTGCCTTTTTATGGGCTCAAAACAACGGACAAAATACAGATTTGTATACCCCATCTATAAGAATTTTAATGGATGATGCTGACGATAAACAAACAACGGAAGAGCAATTTCCTGCTTCTAAATAG